From Chloroflexota bacterium, one genomic window encodes:
- the tuf gene encoding elongation factor Tu (EF-Tu; promotes GTP-dependent binding of aminoacyl-tRNA to the A-site of ribosomes during protein biosynthesis; when the tRNA anticodon matches the mRNA codon, GTP hydrolysis results; the inactive EF-Tu-GDP leaves the ribosome and release of GDP is promoted by elongation factor Ts; many prokaryotes have two copies of the gene encoding EF-Tu), with product MVMPGDNVNMKVRLIVPVALEQGSRFAIREGGRTVGAGVITKIVE from the coding sequence ATGGTGATGCCTGGGGACAACGTGAACATGAAAGTGCGCTTGATCGTCCCCGTGGCTTTGGAGCAGGGCTCGCGGTTCGCCATCCGTGAGGGTGGGCGCACTGTGGGCGCTGGTGTGATCACGAAGATCGTCGAGTAG